TCAAGCGCGTTATACACGGGATTGAGTTCACGTTCTCGTCGTCTATTGTGGGTAAATGTGCTTTGCAGAGCGCTGAAAAACATTTCCCCCTACACAGCGAAAGATAATTCAATAGGGCAGATGATAGTCCATTTTGTCAGCCTCATACTGTGACGCAGCGAGCTGCTCGAAAATGTGAGGTCGGCTAACTAAACGTATTGTGTTTTATCGAAATTGTTAAATCACCGTTCCGTCAGTTTTGAATAGCCCAGGCTTTGATTAGCTGACAACCCCGTcatattcacaaagaaaacaccATTGCGCAAATAGGAATGATAACCAGAAACTTTGGAACACATTATGGGAGGGGATTGTTTAAATATGCACTCAAACTTGTTCAAACTCTTGTTCTTCTATATAGGCTATTCTCTGTCATATGTGCTATCGCGCAAAGAGCATTTTATCTGTTTACTCCGCCTCCCTTTTTTGCATAAAGATATGGTCAAATGGAAATTATCGAGTTATAggttatatataggcctatttttCAGTTTATGACAGTGGATCAAGGTCATCAGTAAGCCATCAGGAAAAAAAGAACTGTTAACAATGCCCttgatttgaaacaatattttacagaCGCTACCCGATCAATACTCGACAGGCGATAATGCCTCCGCGATCTATTAATTCACCGTAATGGGCTCGTGCTGAGCTTGCATTATATTATACGTCAATAAAGGAATTATGATTATTAGGCGGTGGTATTTGAATGTGCTCTTGGCTGAGTGCTCAGACCCAACGCAGAGTTGATTTCGACTAGAGGAAGAGTGGAATAGGAAGACCAATGCTTGTCGATGAGCCTGACTGACCCATATTAAAGTTCTCTCGATACTGGTCTATGTCTATTCCATTTTATAGGTTCAGTTTTAGTAATAGGCTTATATTACAACGCACGACGGAAATAGACAACATATTGTCTGTAAGACTAGTTGTTGTGACAAACTACTAaacttgatttaatttaaatatttctaaaaaaaatatcagtaagCCTCGATTCTTAAGCCTAATTAATATTTAAGGTATCTGAGCATTTAATCAGTTTAAAGTAGAGTTGTTAATTAtttgttgtatatttatttgtcataataataatattattttattttatgttgttgattttatataatttagttgCTGGCTAACCTCTTCCACTCAACTCAATACTATTTTCCATTGGCTTAAGGTTTGTAGCAGTTAATGGGTCGTGTTTCAATTTTTGCACGCATTTTACAGCACCAGCAGTAAACTCATTAGGCTACTTGCGATTTTGACCACGCTTTTATAacataacacaacacaacacataaCAATTGGGCACAGTTTTTACCCTTCCGcctctatctctctcactcatacacacacacacacacacacacacacgcatactctCACAATGAGCGGTAAAACTCTTAATGCAATTCCGCCAGCTCTCACCGATAATTATACGTTCTTATTGACAACGCGATTTTGCAAAACATCGCTTCTAGAGTCCGCCAGAATTAAAGGTGCACCTGCTTGTAATTGAGATGGTAATGGGTATTTCAGCTTGTTGAGGCGTTAAGTGAAACAATTCCGGTTTTGCTGCACGGTTAAATGAGCTcacctttttatatttaacattattttactttctttaatGTTTAGCAAAGCGCACTGAAAAAATACAtggtttattcataaataaactaattagcccacttaattattgaattaatacattatttatataataatttattaacatcCCTTTAAGCATATTTCGATGTTTTGCAATGTACAGAATTACTTCCATATAATTTGACAATTGTTAGCCTATATACACACATCGAGCTTCctataattaaactaaattattatatGGTTTGTGCGATCTTATGTCAGTTTTGTCTCCCATGTTGATTTCTTAATTTGTAAATAGCCTATATTATTtcctgaaaataatattttatcaatattcaCGCGAGTGCATTAGTCATGCAACATGTCCAAATTTACACATGAGCATTATAAATTGTGAGACATCAAAGAAGCCTTCTCGTTATTCGCGTCAACACACAACAGTCGTGACACAAAGTCAGGTTAGTCACTCAAGACATGTAGACTTTAATAGTCTCCGTTTATTTCACAACAGAATTTAGCAATACagtgtaaaaaaagaagaagaaaaaaacagctaTTACTGTACAAATGACACCTTTCCTCGTTTTGGTTCGTTATATCTGTACATGTACATTTACATCTGTAAATAATATAgataaaagtaaaagtttttaTTCTTCGTGTTTGTGTGTCTTCAGTTTAACTGCAATTTCTGTTGCCTACCCTATGATTGTCCATTGAACGCGGGACCAAAATCGTTTTCAGCGGTTATCTTCTCAAACTAAGAACTGTTtggttataaaaacaaaaaaagtgtctaaaataaaGAGTTTCAAAAAGGATATTTTGCCTTAATATATAGATCATACACAGTAGTATTGCACATCCGTGTTTAGGGCTGTGTGATTCCCCCCTGGGCTATAAAGAAATCGAACCATGTGTATAAAACATTTCCTTTGACGTGGTAGCAAGTTGATCTGTGATATTCATAGATAAACCGTagcagtttttaataataataataataataacagtaaattaacGAAGTCATTATAATTCACCACTAACCAACATCAACATTAGAAATGTAGGCCTCTAAACATTCGCCTTATTCATGTGAAGTTTATGGGTATTTTATAAGTTATATAAAAGAAATGTATAGGGCTCAAATGCATGATAGTGCgtctttgtacattttttttcttttgtgtcttttttaactattttctaaacaaaaataattcGTCTCTTTGTTTCATTTTCCCCTGTTCTCTTTCCCTCTTCTCCAGTCTTGTAAAATCGTTCTAGTTACATAGTTACATATAAAAAGTCATCCCTCGTCCTCTCAAACCGGTCTGAGGAGTGGCACGGAGGTGACGATGGGATGCGAGTAGTAAACCGGATGAGGGAAAGTGAGCAGTGGCTGGCTTACGGGCACGTTGCCCGCTGTGTTGGAGCTTTCAGAGGCCGAGTTCTCGTGGTACAGGATGGGTACTCTCACAATCCTTTGCGCCGCAGCGTGGCTTAGGTTGGCGGCCTCTAGCTCTGCGGCCAGCTGACGTTTCCATTTGTTTCTGCGGTTCTGAAACCAGATTTTGACTTGGGTCTCTGTGAGGTGAAGGGAGGCAGCAAGGCCCGCGCGCTCTGAGCTGCTGAGGTAGCGTTTCATGTCGAAGGTGGACTCCAGCTGGAACACCTGACTCCGCGAGAACACCGTGCGAGTTTTCTTTTTCCGGCAAGGTTTCTTGTCCGCGCCGCCATCGCTCTTCTTCCAGTCGTCCAAGCCGCCTTCTTTTTTACTCTCTTCGGTGTCGCTCTCCTCGAGGACGATCTCGTCTCCACTTTTGTTGTCGTCTTCATCGTCCTTGGCATCCGGGTCTGATTTGAGCACGAGCTCAGGTGAATCTCGGTCGGTGCCTGTGATCGGCGAGGAGTCTCTCGCTTTCTGTGCTGCTACAGTGGGAGAGCTCAAATTAGCATTcgttttctttcagaaaaatattcatatcaaGTTTCACAGGTCGCGTCACTTTGCCACATGACAGGTGCAAACAAGTGTGGATCGTACTGTCCAAATCTCAGTGTTTTCAAACTTaagcattaaaaagaaaatgtttaaagaaagacaatttaaaaacatgcaaattGTATATTAAAAGAACGCAAAAAGCTTATGCAAAATGCTTAAGAACTTGTAtgcttatattatttataatatttccgGAAATATTTTCCAAACTATAGGCTCACTTGAAtccaattaacatatcatatCATACAATGCAACATCATTGAATAGCAGAACCACggtattatttatgataaatcataACAAATCAATGCACGCTTCACAAAAAGCAGTCCTGAGAGCTCAGACCTTACCTTCTGTTCTGTGAAGGTGCGCAGATGCACTGAGTGTGTACGGGTACCACCACGCCGAGGCACGCTCAAGGTAAGCCGGCAACGCAAAGCGCTGGGTCGGCAGCTCAAAGCGAGGAAAGTTTAATTCCCCAACCTGAGAGAGCGAGAAGCCGCCATCAAGTCCTGCTTTAGTTGATGCCAAAATAGGCTTAGGCTTTGACGGCTTACTGTCAGAATTTAGaagattttttatgaaaaatggaGAGTCTTTCGCCGAAGCACATGTATCCTGTGTTGTTTCGGGCATGTTGACTTGAAACTCGGGCTtataatatatattgaaaatcgctaaaaatctttttttttttttatctgttaacAGTTTGAAGGTCCTTGGTAAACTCTTCCAGTAGTGGGAACTTAAACGCGGTTGTTTACGGTCAGCACTGACTTTAATAATGCGGAGCGAgataaacaatattaatcttgCTGATCATCTTCCGAGAGTTCCTTGGTGAAAATGATGCTCACCGCGTCCGTCTGGCGCCAGATGctaatgatgaaataaaaatgtcaccCGAGTTAAATGCAGAAAGTATACGGCGATTGGGCACGTACAATAGCAAATGGGATGAAGGGAGAGAAGGGAAGTGGAGAGTCTGGAGAGAGGAGGGGCCTCCCAGACTCTTCGCGTTGGCTGCTGGGCTGAGAGTTCTCTCCTGTTATTGGTCTTATATAGTCCAATTAGGTGGCAAATGAGGACGGACCATTAACACAAAGGAACAAGGATTTAGCTCAAGCGGTGCGCCGATGAAGGCAATAGCGAAAAGGTGGTTTAGGCCACGAGCATTGTAAAGTTACAGTTGACTTTTAAACAGTACATCTCTAAAAAGTTGATTACAGACGTTCTATATTTATTTGGACAAAACCCTTAATACACTGGCGTACACAACTGCAGCTAGGGACAGAGATACGGaattacacacatacatttgGTGTTGATGTtgcaagaaacatttattctctttttttcacaTATACAGACAAATAAACTAAAGCATAAATCTAACCCAAGCatgttgattatttttattatcaaataattTCTACAAGTAGCTatacttaaaatgcatttgtagTTGCTATATTAATAAACACTGTATTGACTATTATACTGTAAACGATATATTGTTTACTTTTTACGTGTAGGCCTAGCATATCGCGAATACAGTGTGCATATACTGGTATATGTCTAACAGattattttttctctctaaaatcaggcattattttgtattgttaaaGCTTGCCCTATAAGAGCCTTTATACgtttttaaaaatagttgaaaTCAATAGGTCGATTCAATTAAAATCATTCAACCATCCATTCTTTATAGGCATTACTTTTAAGCTAAAATATTTAGTACTTTCTCTTTGCAACCAATTTAAAAATTCGAtacatttgttacttttttaactCCGAGTTCTAAATATGAATGGATTATGTTTTTAAAGTATCACTTTAcagtttaacaaaataataacaacaacaacaacaacaataataataataataataataaacttataaaacaaaacaaaatcctagCAAAGAAAAATTAAACCAAGAGGTCATGAGGTCATATTTTTGGTGCCACTAAATGTTGAGTTTGCTCGGGAGCAACACATTGCCTCTTTAAAAACATCAACGAACTCATGGACTATAAAGTTCCCAGCGTTGTCCATCTTTAATCAAAACCTTTTCTTGTTGGTGTAGTCTTGTGAAAACGATCATTTTGATTCCATAAGTGAATTGAACGCCACAAGTCTCAGATTGAACAAGGCGAGGGCGTCCTCTATGGGTTATAAAGAATCACTGCATGCTTAAAAAATAAGACGGTAAGCCAAGTCAACAAACCAATGAAATCCATCTTGTTGctgtaaaattactaaaatgattCAAGCCCTTTGACAGTATAGTTATATCAACGGAGTAATTCACTCTTGATCATGATAAAACGGTGAATATGAAAACAATAGCATTAttattgttcttcttcttcttcttcttatttactactattataataataaaatatttaaagtgcaaATGCATAAGAATTACAACTTAAAACTGCTGTCATATCTGATTATGAAACTATTGATTGCTGTTAAAATTTTGCTGACATGTGATCCACATTTTTCTACTTTAACTTTGATTTCGAAAAGTGgtgatataaaacaaaacagactGTGGTTTTCTAAATaccaatgttatttttaatgtaaataagaTTAACCTTATTATGTCAAAATAGTAGGCTAACGTTTAATTAGCTATAAGATTGTAAAGACATTGTCCAAAGACAAAGAGTCTGTTTGATTTAGCAGAATAAATGCTAGTTTTAAAGACGCTTAGTTTTATCAGACAAAATAAAGtgtagagaaaataaaatatactatgcaacagttaaaatagtttattttttgataatttatatGTTTACCTTCAATGCATATTTATCATCTAAAACTACGAGCAAATAAATCGTTCCCTAGCGCCATCAGGTGTTAGGTTAAATAGCCCTAGTCAATGATGTTACTCATGTAGGCTACAGATATATTGCAAAGTTGTCATGTTTTTATaagattgttttattaattatttataataacaattaatacaAATATCTCTCAAAATGAAAAAGAGAGATTTTTGATGGCAGCCCCCTCtacaaaaatgcatgttataaacacattttttttcttcacatttcacattttcttttttttttctagtagccttagaattaaaaaatgcagatgTTTTATTACCGAAAAAATAATGCGATTTAGAGGATCTAATTCAGGCCTAATTAATTCAGTGTAAACAGCGCACAAATGGTTCAAGCAAATAATTGTATCCGTGAATGTCGCTACACACGAACCTAAAGACTAGAATCAGTGTTCGCTCCATGCCTTTATTGGGGGCTTGTTCCATGTAGCCTAGGCTATGTGTAGATATTTCATATTAGTCTTAGTCCCGGCTCTTTGTGTCTCTCTGCCTGGTGAGAAGATATAATGTTCCCTGacttttagattatttatttcagAGCGTGGAGTTATTGATTATTTCACCAGGAAAATGACGAATGGCAGAACGGAATGACACGGTCAGCAGGTTCTATTAAAGAAATGATAGTATTGCTCATGGTTTGTTAAAAGGTCCAGTTTAGATACTttataggtttaaatccatcatCGTCTAACGACCCCGGGAGATGAGAAAAGCGCGCCGCGCGGTGACAATGACCCGACGCCGCTAACTTCGGACTGTAATTGCCCACgtattatatatagatttttgtttTGATATCTTGTGAGTTTCTCTCGTCTGGTCGAAATTGTGATAAACGACATGAGTATAATATCGAAAAGCACCACACGGTGAAAAATGGGTGAGGAGGTAGGCCTATTCTAAACCTTTAACTCTTGGATGTGCGCTTGTTGGATCTTACGCCAATGTGTTTGGTCACATCActataaaaagattaaataatcatgttgatgctaattatttttaaaggtctgttttgataattttatttaaatttggcatCACCagatttattgtatatatattaggcTAATTGATATAGATTTATTACAGATTTAGATGGACTGATCATTATAAGGAACTTAAGTAATCACACTAAAAAATtttatagcttgaatgcacttcAAGTGGCTTTCTATAACAGTATAtatgccaaatgcatgaatgtaaataagctaaaaaaaaaaaaaattctaagcagCATTATTAGCACACTTAGTCTAAACCCTGATCTGTTTAACCGACTTGTACGAAATGACCACATGCTCTCTCCCAGTGCATTAATGTCCAGCACTACTGAAACGAGGCATTAAAAGCTTGAAGGTCAGGCTGCCTGTctcactgtaacacacacaatGGATTTAAACATGGCATTTAAGTTGTAAAGGACTGACTGTGGCCTGGCCCTGACCTGGCCCACCTTAATTGGGATGGTGGAGCTATTGATTGGCTGAGAGATAGTTAGAGGCTCTGAGTTACAGCGTGATTAGCCAAGTATCAGAGAGCTGTTTTTATATGCTCATTGACCACAGAGAAAAGAGCAGAATTCAATGTCACTTAAAGGGTGAGAGGAAGCTCTTACCAAGTGGGCCACAGGTCAGTTCATGTTCATCAGGACCATGGTTGTCTGTCTATACTCATAGGATActattcacagttttttttttttacatttgtttttaacagtGAAAGATTTTTTGAACCCCACttactgtatggacaaaaacaattcttcagttgttgttgttttttttttggtgaacaagCTCTTCTAAAT
This region of Carassius auratus strain Wakin chromosome 17, ASM336829v1, whole genome shotgun sequence genomic DNA includes:
- the hmx3a gene encoding homeobox protein HMX3 isoform X1 codes for the protein MPETTQDTCASAKDSPFFIKNLLNSDSKPSKPKPILASTKAGLDGGFSLSQVGELNFPRFELPTQRFALPAYLERASAWWYPYTLSASAHLHRTEAAQKARDSSPITGTDRDSPELVLKSDPDAKDDEDDNKSGDEIVLEESDTEESKKEGGLDDWKKSDGGADKKPCRKKKTRTVFSRSQVFQLESTFDMKRYLSSSERAGLAASLHLTETQVKIWFQNRRNKWKRQLAAELEAANLSHAAAQRIVRVPILYHENSASESSNTAGNVPVSQPLLTFPHPVYYSHPIVTSVPLLRPV
- the hmx3a gene encoding homeobox protein HMX3 isoform X2 is translated as MPETTQDTCASAKDSPFFIKNLLNSDSKPSKPKPILASTKAGLDGGFSLSQVGELNFPRFELPTQRFALPAYLERASAWWYPYTLSASAHLHRTEAQKARDSSPITGTDRDSPELVLKSDPDAKDDEDDNKSGDEIVLEESDTEESKKEGGLDDWKKSDGGADKKPCRKKKTRTVFSRSQVFQLESTFDMKRYLSSSERAGLAASLHLTETQVKIWFQNRRNKWKRQLAAELEAANLSHAAAQRIVRVPILYHENSASESSNTAGNVPVSQPLLTFPHPVYYSHPIVTSVPLLRPV